A single genomic interval of Argopecten irradians isolate NY chromosome 8, Ai_NY, whole genome shotgun sequence harbors:
- the LOC138330237 gene encoding uncharacterized protein has translation MAFFLNALRSRWYHRYSVQDLSTPEPVQTVSCISLTDLSDKKVRPVSVVSEPGQSAFKQKTQGSKRPLSSASQLSWNFESELKVGNSSLSLSDGGYSSMNDSLESLSRTDSIQNRSLRIWRKRRPWLANKHRMTGHESETSALIDRSSSESILESVEEKWNENIPEEQCLPKARPRSVHFDSALSDSSDEDEKENKDELKGSVISLSRQSSIHLKSWQIRRQRRALKNMSKRTNRQSNRDLLLHTQERQP, from the coding sequence ATGGCGTTTTTCCTCAATGCCTTGCGATCCAGATGGTACCATCGCTACAGCGTACAGGACCTTTCCACACCGGAACCTGTCCAAACCGTATCCTGCATTTCCCTAACAGATCTATCGGACAAAAAGGTCCGTCCAGTGTCCGTCGTATCCGAACCCGGACAGTCCGCCTTCAAACAGAAAACTCAAGGATCAAAACGACCACTTTCATCCGCCTCTCAACTGTCATGGAACTTTGAGTCTGAATTGAAAGTCGGAAACAGCTCTCTCAGTTTATCCGATGGCGGTTATTCGTCCATGAACGACAGTTTGGAGTCACTCTCACGTACCGATAGTATACAGAACAGATCTTTGCGTATCTGGAGAAAGCGTCGTCCATGGCTCGCAAATAAACATCGGATGACCGGACATGAAAGCGAGACCTCGGCCCTAATAGACAGGAGTTCGTCGGAAAGTATCTTAGAAAGCGTCGAGGAGAAATGGAATGAGAATATCCCCGAGGAACAGTGCTTACCAAAAGCCCGTCCCCGATCTGTTCATTTCGACTCGGCACTGTCGGATTCAAGCGACGAAGATGAAAAGGAAAACAAAGATGAACTGAAAGGATCTGTTATAAGTCTGTCTCGACAGAGTAGTATACACCTAAAGTCATGGCAGATCCGACGACAGAGGCGCGCTTTAAAGAATATGAGTAAACGGACGAACAGACAATCGAATCGCGATCTCCTCTTACACACTCAGGAACGACAACCGTGA